The following coding sequences lie in one Agrobacterium vitis genomic window:
- a CDS encoding methyl-accepting chemotaxis protein produces the protein MNALDKIRQKSSIGILVLLWINVALIILRNLLRSEGVDLATVVTAIIMGTLASVLWNSDRTGPTTRVVTSMAHAASVAILVFSFSGSPLQIDMHMYFFANLAICAVWVDWRAILAYAAFVSVHHILLFFVSSLAVFPEGSDFSRVVLHAAILIVETGVLFALVYSLISALESAEAAMDQAKTAQEVNAEMALRAKEADLEMEAERQRVSLQAEAAAQKRLQEATDGLAKGLRRLAAGDLAFQINIPFSSEFEALRHDLNTAVKQLGGTLHAIVGSVGAIDTGSNEISHAAGDLSKRTEQQAASLEQTAAALDEITVNVANSTKRAEEARVVAAQANASASDSGVVVASAVDAMRKIEESSNQVSNIIGVIDEIAFQTNLLALNAGVEAARAGDAGKGFAVVAQEVRELAQRSAQAAREIKELIRSSSIEVQSGVKLVRETGAALKTIENYIVTVNEHMNAIATSSREQSTGLAEVNTAINQLDQVTQQNAAMVEETTAAGAALASETNTLRALIEQFQLDAKTSVQASARQYENKAA, from the coding sequence ATGAACGCCCTCGATAAAATTCGCCAGAAATCCTCAATTGGTATTCTCGTGCTTCTCTGGATCAATGTCGCCCTGATCATCCTGAGAAATTTGCTTCGATCAGAGGGCGTTGACCTGGCCACGGTCGTTACGGCTATTATCATGGGAACTCTGGCGAGCGTTTTGTGGAACAGCGATCGCACAGGACCCACGACCCGCGTGGTGACGTCCATGGCGCACGCAGCATCAGTCGCGATTCTGGTGTTTTCGTTTTCCGGCTCGCCGTTGCAGATCGACATGCATATGTATTTCTTCGCCAATCTTGCGATTTGCGCCGTTTGGGTTGATTGGCGCGCAATCCTGGCATATGCGGCGTTTGTCAGCGTTCATCATATTCTTCTATTCTTCGTCTCATCCCTGGCCGTCTTTCCAGAGGGATCCGATTTTTCGCGTGTGGTGTTGCATGCTGCAATCTTGATTGTGGAAACCGGCGTGCTGTTCGCTCTGGTGTACTCCTTGATCTCCGCTCTTGAATCCGCGGAAGCAGCCATGGATCAGGCGAAGACCGCCCAGGAGGTCAACGCCGAAATGGCTCTTCGGGCTAAAGAAGCGGATTTGGAGATGGAAGCCGAACGTCAGCGCGTGAGCCTGCAGGCTGAGGCGGCAGCCCAAAAGCGTTTACAGGAGGCAACAGACGGCCTTGCCAAAGGCCTCCGCCGACTCGCAGCGGGCGACCTAGCCTTCCAGATCAATATCCCATTCTCATCCGAGTTTGAGGCGCTACGACACGATCTGAATACTGCAGTAAAGCAGCTCGGGGGAACGCTGCATGCCATTGTGGGCTCAGTGGGTGCTATCGATACCGGAAGCAACGAAATCAGTCATGCCGCCGGAGATTTGTCAAAACGGACCGAGCAGCAGGCAGCCTCGCTCGAACAAACCGCAGCGGCGCTCGATGAGATCACAGTCAATGTTGCAAATTCTACAAAGCGTGCAGAGGAGGCCCGTGTAGTCGCCGCGCAAGCCAACGCAAGCGCCTCGGATTCAGGTGTGGTTGTCGCAAGTGCAGTGGACGCTATGCGGAAGATTGAAGAATCGTCCAATCAGGTCTCTAACATCATCGGCGTCATTGATGAAATCGCGTTTCAGACCAATCTTCTCGCGCTGAATGCCGGCGTAGAAGCTGCTCGAGCTGGAGACGCAGGTAAGGGTTTTGCGGTCGTTGCTCAGGAAGTGCGGGAACTAGCTCAACGATCGGCGCAGGCCGCGCGCGAAATCAAGGAATTGATCCGCAGTTCAAGCATCGAGGTGCAAAGTGGCGTCAAGCTTGTTCGCGAAACAGGAGCGGCATTGAAAACCATCGAAAACTACATCGTAACTGTCAATGAGCATATGAATGCGATTGCGACATCGTCGCGGGAGCAGTCAACCGGACTTGCAGAGGTGAACACAGCTATTAACCAACTGGATCAGGTCACTCAGCAAAACGCCGCTATGGTGGAAGAAACCACGGCAGCTGGCGCGGCTCTTGCCTCTGAAACCAATACACTTCGTGCTCTGATCGAACAATTTCAACTCGACGCCAAAACTTCCGTCCAAGCTTCCGCACGTCAGTACGAAAATAAAGCCGCCTGA
- a CDS encoding conjugal transfer protein TrbF: MAGQNMPDNPYLAARNEWNERYGSYVKAAAAWRIVGIIGMTMAVIGFSYALYQSTQVKLVPYIVEVDKLGTAVNAGVPQQIEYADPRVVRATLGSFVSSFRSVTPDAVVQKQYIDRTYALLRTSDPATEKVNDWFRSNSPFEKAKNSTVAIEVNNIVALSNQSYQIDWTEFERDRRGKETAVRRFRGIATVTLTPPQDEGVIRLNPIGLYLRDFDWTAQL, from the coding sequence ATGGCCGGACAAAACATGCCCGATAATCCCTATCTCGCTGCGCGCAACGAATGGAACGAGCGCTATGGATCCTACGTAAAGGCCGCCGCCGCCTGGCGGATCGTCGGTATCATCGGCATGACCATGGCTGTGATCGGCTTTAGCTACGCACTCTACCAGAGCACCCAGGTGAAGCTCGTTCCCTATATCGTCGAGGTCGACAAGCTCGGCACGGCCGTCAATGCCGGCGTTCCCCAACAGATCGAATATGCCGATCCGCGGGTGGTACGCGCCACCCTCGGCAGTTTCGTCTCGAGTTTTCGGAGCGTCACGCCCGATGCCGTGGTGCAGAAGCAATATATCGACCGGACCTATGCATTGCTCAGGACCTCGGACCCCGCAACCGAGAAGGTCAATGACTGGTTTCGCTCGAACTCGCCCTTCGAGAAAGCAAAGAATTCGACCGTGGCTATCGAAGTGAACAACATCGTCGCGCTGTCGAACCAGAGTTACCAGATCGACTGGACCGAATTTGAGCGCGACCGGCGCGGCAAGGAAACCGCCGTCCGCCGATTCCGTGGCATCGCCACCGTGACCCTCACCCCACCGCAGGATGAGGGCGTCATTCGATTAAACCCCATTGGTCTCTATCTCCGCGATTTCGACTGGACAGCACAGCTTTGA
- a CDS encoding ArsR/SmtB family transcription factor, with translation MNKMSLAAQPDFVETSAALLKAMANPARINILIILAEREVSVGPLSELVGLSQSALSQHLAKLRQAGLVTTRREGHAVYYICKSSAVLRVLAMLSEFYRPHPMHASNAAKPQRSALPD, from the coding sequence ATGAACAAGATGTCCCTAGCCGCGCAGCCAGACTTCGTGGAAACGAGCGCAGCACTCCTGAAAGCGATGGCGAACCCTGCTCGCATTAACATTCTGATTATTCTGGCTGAAAGAGAGGTTTCCGTCGGCCCGCTCAGTGAACTTGTTGGCTTGAGCCAGTCGGCGTTGTCACAGCATCTCGCCAAATTGCGACAGGCCGGTCTTGTGACGACCCGCCGGGAGGGACATGCCGTCTATTATATTTGCAAATCCAGCGCGGTTCTGCGGGTTTTGGCAATGCTCTCAGAGTTCTATCGGCCTCATCCTATGCATGCTTCGAATGCAGCGAAGCCTCAACGTAGTGCCCTGCCAGACTAA
- a CDS encoding sensor histidine kinase, translating into MPFSDPNHPLWKPENLRRAVHAAGVALWSWNVTNDRFAMDEQAFELWGIVKGGEVKFEDLSAHIHPADRDRVRAAFTATRGIVGSYEIDFRIMVGNEIRWISARGLGDDAALHEGQMFGVFLDVTGRKQAEEGNELLAGEMSHRVKNLLAIAMGLTNITSQSTTTAKEMAKELTARLAALGRAHDLVRPIPGAQGHAALLGDLLSVLLAPYEDLGAFKGRIRVAVPRMGVGETAATALALIFHELATNSMKYGALSVGTGILDLSGSAESDEVTLTWTERGGPAVEAPNEAEGYGSKLLNRSVSGQLGGIIAYDWSEKGVVVVLKLRAEKLVK; encoded by the coding sequence ATGCCGTTTAGCGACCCCAATCATCCGCTGTGGAAGCCGGAAAATCTGCGTCGTGCCGTCCACGCCGCAGGAGTCGCCCTCTGGTCGTGGAACGTCACGAACGATCGTTTCGCAATGGATGAACAGGCGTTCGAGCTCTGGGGGATCGTCAAGGGCGGGGAGGTGAAATTTGAAGACCTCTCAGCCCATATCCACCCCGCTGATCGTGATCGTGTGCGCGCAGCTTTCACGGCAACGAGAGGGATCGTTGGGTCTTACGAGATTGATTTTCGAATTATGGTTGGTAATGAAATACGCTGGATCTCGGCTCGCGGGTTGGGCGACGATGCCGCACTGCACGAAGGTCAGATGTTCGGCGTGTTTCTGGATGTCACCGGCCGCAAGCAGGCCGAAGAAGGCAATGAACTGCTCGCTGGCGAAATGAGCCATCGGGTCAAGAACCTGCTGGCCATTGCCATGGGCCTTACCAATATAACCTCGCAGTCAACGACAACTGCTAAGGAAATGGCGAAGGAATTGACGGCTCGGCTGGCGGCTCTCGGAAGAGCACATGATCTCGTCCGCCCGATTCCTGGTGCACAAGGTCATGCCGCTCTTCTGGGTGATCTTCTATCAGTTTTGCTGGCGCCATATGAGGACCTTGGAGCGTTCAAAGGGCGCATTCGGGTCGCGGTGCCGCGCATGGGGGTAGGGGAGACCGCCGCGACGGCCTTGGCGCTTATCTTCCATGAACTGGCGACAAACTCGATGAAATACGGTGCGCTCTCCGTTGGCACCGGAATTCTGGATCTCTCGGGCTCCGCAGAAAGCGACGAGGTGACGCTGACCTGGACCGAGCGGGGTGGGCCGGCAGTGGAAGCCCCCAATGAGGCTGAGGGTTATGGGAGCAAGCTGCTCAACCGGAGTGTGTCGGGTCAACTCGGCGGAATAATAGCCTACGACTGGTCGGAAAAAGGCGTTGTCGTCGTATTGAAACTGCGTGCAGAAAAACTCGTCAAGTGA
- a CDS encoding HU family DNA-binding protein produces MTTTNEIAGKLASEQSLTKAQAKTIVESVFKHITDAALAGAETSIPSFGKFKIKDTPERQGRNPATGATIKIAASKKLTFTPGRAV; encoded by the coding sequence ATGACCACCACAAACGAAATTGCTGGCAAGCTCGCATCCGAGCAGAGCCTAACCAAGGCGCAGGCCAAGACCATTGTCGAAAGCGTCTTTAAACATATCACTGATGCTGCTCTAGCCGGCGCGGAAACGTCGATTCCGTCGTTCGGCAAATTCAAAATCAAGGACACTCCGGAACGCCAAGGCCGCAATCCGGCCACGGGCGCAACGATCAAGATCGCCGCATCGAAGAAGCTGACCTTTACACCCGGCAGGGCCGTCTAG
- the trbG gene encoding P-type conjugative transfer protein TrbG, translating into MLTSVFLNPLHALAADGVTANEAKGMGISTQWRGSRGLVTKGPDGKVIFLYGEVQPSVVCSPLQVCDIELQGGEVVRDVLVGDTVRWKVEPATSGAAGGQAIHLIVKPSEPGLVTSMVVTTSRRTYHIQLKSHSTQYMARVGFEYPEDVSAKLADVNARLQASTIPGAGVPAEQLNFSYSVSGSAGWRPTRVYSDGLKTYIQFPRTISGQDAPVLFVTSGGQNRIVNYRMKNNMMVVDYHIDRAVLVSGVGWKQEKVTIKRGGQ; encoded by the coding sequence ATGCTGACTTCTGTCTTCCTCAACCCTCTCCACGCTTTAGCTGCTGACGGTGTCACTGCGAACGAGGCCAAAGGGATGGGGATTTCTACCCAATGGCGTGGGTCGCGGGGTCTCGTCACCAAGGGCCCAGACGGCAAGGTGATCTTTCTCTACGGCGAGGTCCAGCCCTCCGTCGTCTGCTCGCCGCTGCAGGTTTGCGACATCGAGCTTCAGGGCGGCGAGGTGGTCCGCGACGTATTGGTCGGTGATACGGTGCGCTGGAAGGTAGAGCCAGCGACCTCGGGTGCTGCCGGCGGTCAGGCCATTCACCTGATTGTAAAACCGTCGGAGCCGGGCCTTGTGACCTCCATGGTGGTGACGACGTCACGGCGCACCTATCACATCCAGCTCAAGTCTCATTCGACCCAGTATATGGCGCGCGTCGGTTTCGAATATCCGGAGGACGTTTCGGCAAAGCTTGCCGACGTCAATGCCCGGCTCCAGGCGAGTACAATTCCAGGTGCCGGTGTCCCCGCCGAGCAGCTGAACTTCTCTTATTCTGTTTCGGGCAGCGCTGGCTGGCGACCGACGCGCGTCTATTCCGATGGGCTCAAAACTTACATCCAGTTCCCGCGCACGATCTCCGGCCAGGACGCGCCGGTTCTGTTCGTCACGTCAGGCGGGCAGAATCGCATCGTCAATTACCGCATGAAGAACAATATGATGGTCGTCGACTATCATATCGACCGCGCGGTGCTCGTTTCCGGCGTCGGGTGGAAACAAGAGAAGGTAACGATCAAAAGGGGAGGGCAATGA
- a CDS encoding methyl-accepting chemotaxis protein, whose amino-acid sequence MRLLSIFGNDLAYIMKAFDRSQAIISFTPDGKILDANENFCKAIGYSRDEIIGKHHRMFVDPKEAQFPEYKAFWKRLADGEYDQRQYKRIGKGGKEIWIEASYNPVIRGGKVIKVVKIATEITASKHESLESKGKLEALSRAQAIIEFMPDGKILTANKNFLETLGYTLEEIVGKHHRIFCEPDFVASREYSEFWTRLAKGEYYSDEFKRICKDGHPVYIQATYNPILDEDGNVFKVVKFATDVSGRVLALQEIGSGLERLSDCNIRVTIDEPFVEEFEHLRHDFNESLAKFQETLEEVMSQTTMLSSKSGDMSESANGIAHRSEQQAAALEETSAALEEITVTVRESVGRTAEARDLVRDARSAASKSVQVVNSTVNAMGRIEAASREITNIIDVIDQISFQTNLLALNAGVEAARAGDAGKGFAVVAQEVRELAQRSTKAAKEIAVLIGNSSNAVKDGVRLVGETGDALKSIEGYVQSIDANIDGIALASSEQSTSLNEINSAVNSLDQMTQQNAGMVSSMGTIAEAVASGAAELEALVKRFKLNRREWIREPGSEAAKLGPESRGYGKNTIYQPKRAPQQTKGSSTMKLAS is encoded by the coding sequence ATGCGACTTCTATCGATTTTTGGTAACGATCTCGCTTATATCATGAAGGCATTCGATCGGTCTCAGGCGATCATTTCCTTTACACCGGACGGCAAGATCCTTGATGCCAACGAGAACTTCTGCAAGGCAATCGGCTATTCGCGCGACGAGATCATTGGCAAACATCATCGCATGTTCGTTGACCCAAAAGAGGCTCAGTTTCCAGAATACAAGGCCTTCTGGAAACGGCTAGCCGACGGTGAGTACGACCAGCGTCAGTACAAGCGCATTGGCAAAGGTGGAAAGGAAATCTGGATCGAGGCTTCCTATAACCCAGTCATTCGCGGCGGCAAGGTGATCAAGGTAGTCAAAATTGCAACTGAGATAACCGCTTCAAAACACGAAAGCTTGGAGAGTAAAGGCAAGCTTGAGGCGCTTTCGCGCGCCCAGGCGATTATCGAGTTCATGCCCGACGGCAAGATCCTGACAGCCAATAAGAATTTCCTTGAGACACTCGGTTACACGCTTGAGGAGATTGTTGGCAAGCATCATCGAATATTCTGCGAACCCGATTTCGTGGCATCGCGCGAATATTCGGAATTCTGGACGAGGCTTGCCAAAGGCGAATACTATAGCGATGAGTTCAAGCGGATCTGCAAAGATGGTCACCCAGTCTATATACAGGCAACCTATAATCCGATCTTGGACGAGGACGGCAACGTCTTCAAGGTGGTGAAATTTGCGACCGATGTATCCGGGCGCGTCTTGGCGCTGCAGGAGATTGGATCGGGGCTCGAGCGCCTTTCAGACTGCAATATACGTGTTACTATCGATGAACCCTTTGTCGAAGAGTTCGAACACCTGCGCCACGACTTCAACGAGTCGCTCGCCAAATTCCAGGAGACGCTGGAAGAGGTTATGTCACAGACCACCATGCTCTCCTCAAAAAGTGGGGACATGAGCGAGAGCGCAAACGGCATTGCCCACCGCTCGGAGCAGCAGGCAGCAGCACTGGAAGAAACCTCGGCTGCACTGGAAGAAATAACTGTTACTGTTCGTGAGTCCGTTGGGAGAACAGCCGAGGCAAGAGACCTGGTTCGAGACGCTCGGTCCGCCGCCTCAAAATCGGTTCAAGTCGTCAATTCTACAGTGAATGCGATGGGGCGAATCGAGGCTGCGTCGAGGGAAATCACAAACATTATTGACGTGATTGACCAGATTTCATTTCAAACAAATCTTCTCGCCCTGAACGCCGGTGTTGAAGCAGCGCGCGCTGGTGACGCCGGCAAGGGCTTTGCGGTTGTAGCACAAGAGGTACGAGAACTTGCTCAGCGGTCAACCAAAGCCGCCAAAGAAATCGCCGTTCTTATCGGCAATTCTTCAAATGCGGTGAAGGACGGTGTGCGCCTGGTAGGCGAAACGGGCGATGCCCTTAAGAGCATCGAAGGCTATGTGCAGTCGATAGATGCAAACATCGATGGTATCGCGTTGGCATCGTCAGAGCAGTCGACCAGTCTCAATGAGATCAACTCAGCTGTGAACTCACTTGACCAGATGACTCAACAAAATGCTGGCATGGTGAGCAGCATGGGCACCATTGCCGAAGCTGTGGCATCAGGCGCTGCGGAGCTTGAAGCGCTTGTTAAACGCTTCAAGCTCAACCGTCGCGAGTGGATTCGTGAACCGGGATCAGAGGCAGCAAAGCTTGGTCCGGAAAGCAGGGGGTATGGTAAGAATACGATATACCAACCCAAGCGTGCTCCTCAACAAACGAAAGGCTCTTCTACGATGAAGCTAGCCTCGTGA
- a CDS encoding DUF1403 family protein has protein sequence MEPSSTWSPCLPTWTPSRGRETSESDTALATGIAQQSLDDLIRVEPAWLDC, from the coding sequence ATGGAACCGTCATCAACTTGGTCACCTTGCCTGCCAACCTGGACACCGTCGCGTGGCCGCGAAACCAGCGAATCCGATACTGCCCTTGCCACCGGTATTGCCCAGCAATCATTAGATGATCTTATCCGCGTAGAACCAGCCTGGCTCGATTGCTAG
- a CDS encoding MFS transporter, with protein MENQPRSTGLVQYLREVAAIEIAVIVFSFASFATIGLSLVVTSWIAAIEGSISLVGQLFFASSATSLVFSVYAGVVTDRKNRLSVIRQGQALRLLGVAALAVGSLSSTSAPWLFAYAVLFSVGTALNAGALDGIVQLAVDEQQRMKLSIRVSICRQVGILCGTGLGGVALHYFPAIWSVLLMVVLMTVQFVIISRFFADYQNAPSKSSQDIISAWKEGVVAILRHRSLAITILNVGLFFSASQMANVLVPGFVKDTLQRGSDVYGLLETAWAVGGGAILATAAAQTKLFSAHRWELVILIVVGLAMVVFAASRSITLLVVIYALLGGMFALGRAICDGRILILARNEEIGRVRAATSMVVSLLGMAIYISPTVVGIEDAIYYYVSWGILISIAGVIMLAASAYYRSNG; from the coding sequence TTGGAAAATCAACCGCGCTCGACCGGACTTGTTCAGTATCTCCGCGAGGTTGCGGCGATCGAGATTGCCGTTATTGTCTTCTCTTTCGCCTCTTTCGCGACGATTGGCCTTAGTTTAGTTGTGACATCTTGGATCGCGGCTATCGAGGGATCAATCTCTCTGGTCGGCCAATTGTTCTTCGCCAGCAGCGCGACCTCACTTGTTTTCTCTGTCTATGCCGGAGTGGTGACTGATCGGAAGAACCGCCTTTCTGTTATTCGGCAAGGCCAGGCTTTGAGACTTCTTGGCGTTGCCGCTTTGGCAGTCGGCTCCCTCAGTTCTACATCTGCACCATGGCTGTTTGCTTACGCTGTTTTGTTTTCGGTAGGTACCGCCTTGAACGCCGGCGCTTTGGATGGGATCGTCCAACTGGCAGTAGATGAACAGCAGCGCATGAAGCTTTCCATCCGGGTCTCTATCTGTCGCCAAGTCGGAATCTTGTGCGGCACAGGTCTAGGGGGTGTAGCCCTTCACTATTTTCCAGCCATTTGGTCGGTGTTGTTGATGGTGGTCCTGATGACGGTTCAATTCGTCATCATCAGCAGGTTTTTTGCTGACTATCAAAACGCCCCTTCAAAATCTTCACAGGATATTATTTCAGCATGGAAAGAGGGGGTGGTGGCGATCCTTAGGCACCGTTCACTCGCAATTACCATCTTGAACGTTGGGCTATTTTTCTCCGCATCTCAGATGGCCAATGTTCTCGTTCCTGGCTTCGTCAAAGACACCCTTCAACGGGGCAGCGATGTCTATGGCCTCCTTGAAACAGCTTGGGCGGTTGGGGGAGGGGCAATTCTGGCGACAGCCGCAGCGCAAACTAAATTGTTCAGCGCCCATCGTTGGGAGCTTGTCATCCTCATAGTGGTCGGGCTGGCAATGGTGGTATTTGCCGCCTCCAGAAGCATCACCTTACTGGTCGTGATCTACGCGTTACTCGGTGGAATGTTCGCATTGGGAAGAGCGATCTGTGATGGCCGCATATTGATTCTGGCGAGGAACGAGGAAATCGGACGAGTACGGGCTGCCACATCGATGGTTGTCAGCCTTTTAGGCATGGCAATCTACATATCCCCCACAGTGGTCGGCATAGAGGATGCGATTTATTATTATGTCTCTTGGGGTATTCTGATATCAATCGCCGGAGTTATAATGTTGGCCGCAAGTGCTTACTATCGATCTAACGGATGA
- a CDS encoding IS6 family transposase: protein MTEAAHVHFRHHRFPAEIIAHAVWLYYRFPLSLRDVEDLLAERGINVSFQTVSEWAAKFGLKFAYQLRWRSRGHFADKWHLDEMVVSIKGKKYWLWRAVDANGYVLDALLQSRRNKRAALRLMRKLLKSQGVTPRVMVTDKLGSYSAAKRQLMPGIEHRSHKGLNNRVENSHLPVRLRERRMMRLKSARQCQRFVSTHGQIANLFLLHRKHLTAADHRQLRAHASTTWREIALSIKA, encoded by the coding sequence ATGACCGAAGCTGCTCATGTTCACTTCAGACACCACCGCTTTCCCGCTGAGATCATTGCTCATGCCGTATGGCTCTATTATCGGTTTCCGCTCAGCCTACGCGACGTCGAAGATCTGTTGGCCGAGCGCGGCATCAACGTCTCATTCCAGACGGTCTCGGAATGGGCGGCGAAATTCGGCTTGAAGTTTGCTTATCAGCTCAGATGGCGCTCACGCGGCCACTTTGCCGACAAGTGGCATCTCGATGAGATGGTCGTGTCCATAAAGGGAAAGAAATACTGGCTGTGGCGCGCCGTCGATGCCAACGGCTACGTTCTCGATGCTCTGCTACAAAGCCGCAGAAACAAGAGAGCCGCTCTTCGGCTGATGCGCAAACTGCTGAAGAGCCAGGGCGTCACGCCCCGCGTGATGGTGACAGACAAGCTGGGCTCTTACTCCGCCGCAAAGCGACAGCTCATGCCGGGTATCGAGCACCGTTCGCACAAAGGGCTCAACAACCGCGTCGAGAATTCTCACCTTCCCGTGCGACTACGAGAGCGACGCATGATGCGGCTCAAGTCGGCGCGGCAATGCCAGCGTTTCGTCTCAACCCACGGCCAGATTGCCAATCTTTTTCTTCTTCACCGGAAGCATTTGACCGCCGCCGATCATCGCCAACTCCGCGCCCACGCCAGCACCACCTGGCGTGAGATCGCCTTGTCGATCAAAGCGTGA
- the trbI gene encoding IncP-type conjugal transfer protein TrbI, whose amino-acid sequence MVQSLNLGGAQNSQAQSRIKRINRLPIIVIIVLAVAFLGVIFYGLASRGLYFGKDIGPETSSGNPASTYADQIKRGVTDGIIGEPQQQTTFQPTPAETKRVEDKINNPFASQPEGRENQQRGRELEPEEVWRARLQREQQEQYLREQQRQRMARLQANNAAYDAPLAIDHSKLEARAEAKDATADTAAVATTRSATAGQPSDLYAAALRAGLGAQNADPNGQSSKEDFFNADLKDLGYLSNRVVPQQSPFELKRGSVIPATLITGINSDLPGRITAQVSQNVYDSATGHRLLVPQGTKLFGRYDSKVSFGQKRVLVVWTDIIFPNGSTLQIGGMSGTDAQAHSGFNDKVNNHYLKTFGSAVLIALIGTGIDMAVPESSTLATQDTASDAARRNFAETFGRVADRTIQRNMDVQPTLEIRPGYKFNVLVDQDISFKNEYKN is encoded by the coding sequence ATGGTGCAATCCCTCAATCTTGGCGGCGCGCAGAATAGCCAGGCGCAATCCCGCATCAAGCGGATCAATCGGCTGCCGATCATCGTCATTATCGTTCTGGCGGTCGCGTTTCTGGGCGTGATCTTCTACGGGCTCGCCTCGCGCGGGCTCTACTTCGGCAAGGACATTGGCCCGGAGACGAGTTCGGGCAACCCCGCGTCCACCTACGCCGACCAGATCAAACGCGGCGTCACCGATGGCATCATTGGCGAACCGCAGCAGCAGACTACGTTTCAACCGACGCCGGCCGAAACAAAACGGGTCGAAGATAAGATCAACAATCCCTTCGCGTCGCAGCCGGAAGGGCGAGAGAACCAGCAGCGGGGCCGTGAGCTTGAGCCCGAAGAGGTCTGGCGTGCCCGACTTCAGCGAGAACAGCAAGAGCAATATCTGCGGGAGCAGCAGCGCCAGCGGATGGCTCGCCTGCAGGCGAACAATGCCGCATACGACGCGCCGTTGGCCATTGATCACAGCAAGCTCGAAGCGCGCGCGGAAGCAAAAGACGCGACTGCGGACACGGCCGCAGTTGCCACAACGCGATCCGCAACGGCGGGGCAGCCGTCGGATCTCTATGCGGCTGCGTTGCGCGCTGGCTTAGGTGCTCAAAATGCCGATCCCAATGGGCAAAGCTCAAAAGAGGACTTCTTCAACGCCGATCTCAAAGATCTCGGTTACTTGTCGAACCGTGTGGTGCCTCAGCAATCGCCCTTCGAGTTGAAACGCGGGTCTGTCATACCCGCCACACTAATCACCGGCATCAATTCCGATCTCCCGGGCAGGATCACCGCCCAGGTGAGCCAGAACGTCTATGACAGCGCCACCGGGCATCGTCTGCTGGTCCCGCAGGGCACAAAGCTGTTCGGTCGTTACGATAGCAAAGTGTCATTCGGACAGAAGCGTGTGCTGGTTGTCTGGACCGACATCATCTTCCCGAATGGTTCGACGTTGCAGATCGGCGGCATGTCGGGGACCGATGCGCAAGCACATAGTGGGTTCAACGACAAGGTGAACAATCATTATTTGAAAACCTTCGGCTCAGCCGTGCTGATCGCGCTGATCGGCACTGGGATCGATATGGCCGTGCCTGAGAGCTCGACGTTGGCAACACAGGATACAGCCTCGGATGCGGCGCGGCGAAATTTCGCAGAAACGTTCGGCCGGGTTGCTGATCGTACCATCCAGCGCAATATGGATGTCCAGCCGACCCTCGAAATTCGCCCCGGCTACAAGTTCAATGTGCTGGTAGATCAAGACATTTCTTTCAAAAATGAATATAAAAACTGA